One segment of Podospora pseudopauciseta strain CBS 411.78 chromosome 5 map unlocalized CBS411.78m_5.2, whole genome shotgun sequence DNA contains the following:
- a CDS encoding uncharacterized protein (antiSMASH:Cluster_2; EggNog:ENOG503PFTT; COG:C) produces MTQITSAHLQTHNTAKDLWVAVHGYVYDLTSFAADHPGGIDVLLECAGTDASEPYDYAGHGDDATTTMQKFRVGELAGYRHAKSKTHTGGGRPVAESAGGAGSSSWIVKAASVLNSRMILSCLIGGAALLGLKLLQRAPVEGVDGRSFSGVEPVYSFLGGLLVATVVCLVGAGYVYNEFNRTLKPEKDVFDYPALIPRRRDQKLETLST; encoded by the exons ATGACACAAATCACCAGCGCACACCTCCAGACGCACAACACAGCCAAAGACCTCTGGGTGGCAGTTCATGGATACG TCTACGACCTGACCTCATTCGCAGCCGACCACCCTGGCGGCATTGACGTCCTTCTCGAATGCGCCGGCACTGACGCAAGCGAGCCGTACGACTACGCTGGGCATGGCGATGATGCGACAACGACGATGCAAAAGTTTAGGGTTGGGGAGCTCGCTGGGTATCGCCATGCCAAGAGCAAGACGCACACGGGTGGGGGTAGGCCTGTTGCAGAGTCTGCTGGTGGTGCggggtcgtcgtcgtggaTTGTGAAGGCCGCATCGGTGCTCAATTCCAGGATGATTTTGTCCTGTCTGATCGGCGGTGCTGCGTTGCTTGGGTTAAAATTACTTCAGCGAGCGCCTGTtgaaggggtggatgggCGATCGTTCAGTGGGGTGGAACCAGTGTATTCGTTCTTGGGGGGGTTGCTTGTCGCCACGGTGGTCTgtcttgttggtgctgggtATGTCTACAATGAGTTTAATCGGACGCTGAAGCCTGAGAAGGACGTGTTCGATTATCCAGCGCTCATTCCAAGGAGAAGAGACCAAAAGCTTGAAACATTGAGCACTTAG
- a CDS encoding uncharacterized protein (antiSMASH:Cluster_2; EggNog:ENOG503P4FP; COG:J): protein MSHLPCFCYKGFGEEKRQELWYSQAVRIGDQIECSGQGGWNPETSEVHKSLSDEFDQAFKNVDLALRTAGGKGWCQVYKIRVYLTIIDDEAVEALVRNLRTWMPDHQPIMTAIGVNKLGLEGMRIEVEAVAHDPEGAAKHAAEEAAGSH, encoded by the exons ATGTCCCACCTTCCGTGTTTTTGCTACAAAGGATTTGGCGAAGAGAAGCGCCAGGAGCTTTGGTACAGCCAGGCTGTGCGTATCGGAGACCAAATTGAGTGCTCTGGTCAAG GCGGCTGGAACCCCGAAACAAGCGAAGTCCACAAGAGTTTGTCCGACGAGTTCGACCAGGCGTTCAAGAATGTCGATCTAGCCCTTCGCACCGCTGGCGGAAAGGGGTGGTGCCAAGTGTACAAAATCCGTGTGTATCTTACCATCATTGACGACGAAGCGGTTGAGGCGTTGGTTCGCAACCTGAGGACGTGGATGCCGGATCATCAGCCTATTATGACGGCGATTGGGGTGAATAAGTTGGGCTTGGAAGGGATGAGGATCGAGGTGGAGGCTGTTGCTCATGATCCCGAGGGGGCTGCGAAGCATGCTGCGGAGGAGGCAGCTGGTTCGCATTAG
- a CDS encoding uncharacterized protein (antiSMASH:Cluster_2; EggNog:ENOG503P1YI; COG:S; SMCOG1010:NAD-dependent epimerase/dehydratase) — protein sequence MTNPSAAPVSTKFLNVLVIGANGYLGTAICSAFLRTNAPPTSFRVHGLIRRESAAHQLAMNEVIPIIGSLSEPDMVRTTVLSHSPVWDIIVTCTEPSRATEAAHWSDLLAFIQDLASESAFHGVRPFVLWSSGCKDYGTTGLHGEKSLTPHSEDSPLQSHPIIRGRMDAALRVLEVAGAEGSNFTAAVVRATPVFGYSGSYYGAAFDYAAAFAGAFGKDDIRSRTLDFTSDEGTIMHGVHVDDCGEGYVALATAALPDDDRRRRIAGKVFNISGRRYETLREVGAALAQEYGFGHGARFGLAQDELPEAVSGHNCGLVFGWSQWVSSERIRNLTHWCDKRSLFSENIGVYRLAYEAAVEAGLDDVEKVRRRMAGNWGDDHKATE from the coding sequence ATGACCAACCCGTCAGCAGCACCAGTTTCAACCAAGTTCCTAAACGTCCTTGTCATCGGCGCAAATGGCTACCTTGGAACTGCCATTTGCAGCGCCTTTCTACGAACCAACgctccaccaacctcctttCGAGTCCACGGCCTCATCCGCCGCGAATCAGCCGCCCACCAACTGGCAATGAACGAagtcatccccatcatcggcTCTCTCTCCGAACCCGACATGGTCCGCACGACTGTCTTGTCCCACAGCCCTGTCTGGGACATAATCGTCACCTGCACCGAACCCTCCAGAGCCACCGAAGCAGCCCACTGGTCTGACCTCTTGGCGTTCATCCAGGACTTGGCCTCGGAGTCCGCCTTCCACGGGGTTCGCCCCTTCGTCCTCTGGTCGTCCGGCTGTAAAGACTACGGCACGACAGGATTACACGGTGAAAAGAGCCTCACGCCGCATTCGGAGGACTCACCGCTTCAGTCTCACCCCATCATCCGCGGCCGGATGGACGCCGCGTTGCGCGTTCTTGAGGTGGCCGGTGCCGAAGGATCCAACTTTACGGCTGCCGTGGTGAGGGCTACACCTGTCTTTGGATACAGCGGGAGCTACTACGGCGCTGCGTTCGATTATGCCGCGGCATTTGCTGGTGCCTTCGGGAAAGATGATATCAGGAGTCGAACCCTGGACTTCACGTCAGATGAGGGGACGATCATGCATGGAGTTCACGTTGATGACTGCGGTGAAGGGTACGTGGCCCTGGCGACGGCGGCTCTACCGGACGATGATCGTAGACGGAGAATCGCTGGCAAAGTCTTCAACATTTCTGGGAGGAGATATGAGACATTGCGCGAAGTAGGCGCCGCCTTAGCGCAGGAGTATGGATTCGGACACGGAGCGAGGTTCGGTCTAGCTCAAGACGAGCTGCCAGAAGCGGTTTCTGGGCATAATTGTGGACTCGTCTTTGGCTGGAGCCAATGGGTGAGCAGTGAAAGGATTCGGAACCTGACCCATTGGTGTGACAAACGGTCGCTCTTCTCAGAGAATATCGGTGTCTATAGGCTGGCTTATGAagctgctgttgaggctggATTGGATGACGTGGAAAAAGTGAGAAGACGGATGGCTGGGAACTGGGGGGATGATCACAAGGCTACGGAGTAG
- a CDS encoding uncharacterized protein (antiSMASH:Cluster_2; COG:S; EggNog:ENOG503P94G), with translation MFGTLNVAHDVRQQTPLKFVENKDLSSALSRNSREKPHISCEFCRSRKVRCSGQPSGCNRCQAVGTQCRYPPREPRRKNRAGTGGDNTGTSTQSQKSKSDSKPSNEQDQGLKFSKRGTSEEGDGSAPGVDPQLLDQEMKSNSYWYQEFGGHGLATPISLHSGEEQGSNDRLDDWLDTNGILESEFPSIPGRVDDFHHFNTDMLNFGTVDSGNDNYFDALKQSAPTTPALVNFPDHMVLFEASASIPERNPSNKNASNHQETLRHLSPLSSCPSSHNPATPLTAEDTQMANMAELSATSGSCGCLQLAACLLEELGTKAAAGDRDRVRMDVLLGDFRDALTQCTDILDCERCVEAREINMLLAMSAKYTSTMCQRLAVCYADLKRARGSEKDGGGVADLRFSTYQIESLKEQVEVLGCLVMVQIDDFAQIIARLKTRPGIRKGHLTLLAEARNKVNALQVLLRGRQDSSFVNSVNNRY, from the exons ATGTTTGGAACATTAAACGTAGCGCATGATGTTCGGCAACAGACACCGTTAAAGTTTGTGGAGAACAAAGATCTATCATCGGCACTGAGCCGAAACAGTCGAGAGAAACCTCATATCTCCTGCGAGTTTTGCAGGTCGAGAAAA GTTCGATGCAGTGGTCAGCCCTCGGGTTGTAATCGATGCCAGGCTGTAGGAACCCAATGCAGGTACCCTCCGCGTGAGCCACGACGGAAGAACCGAGCCGGAACTGGCGGTGACAACACTGGCACCAGCACCCAGTCCCAAAAGTCAAAGTCAGATTCAAAGCCGTCGAATGAGCAGGATCAGGGTCTAAAGTTCAGCAAACGTGGAACATCTGAAGAGGGAGACGGGTCAGCGCCAGGAGTCGACCCGCAACTTTTGGATCAAGAGATGAAGAGTAATAGTTACTGGTACCAAGAGTTTGGCGGTCATGGTCTGGCTACTCCCATCTCACTGCACTCTGGTGAAGAACAAGGCAGTAATGACAGACTGGACGACTGGTTGGACACCAACGGCATTTTGGAGTCAGAGTTTCCCTCGATCCCGGGAAGGGTGGACGATTTCCACCATTTCAATACCGACATGCTGAACTTTGGCACTGTGGATAGTGGGAATGACAATTATTTCGATG CCCTCAAACAATCAGCACCTACAACTCCGGCTCTTGTGAACTTCCCGGATCACATGGTCCTGTTCGAGGCCTCGGCCTCAATTCCTGAAAGAAATCCATCCAACAAGAATGCTTCCAACCACCAGGAAACGCTCAGGCATCTATCACCATTGTCATCATGCCCATCGAGCCACAATCCTGCCACCCCACTGACTGCCGAAGATACACAGATGGCGAATATGGCCGAGTTATCCGCGACGAGCGGCTCGTGTGGTTGTCTCCAGCTCGCAGCATGTCTCCTTGAGGAGCTGGGTACAAAAGCGGCAGCAGGAGACCGTGACCGTGTTCGGATGGATGTCTTGTTGGGCGACTTCCGCGATGCACTCACACAATGCACTGACATTCTTGATTGCGAGCGCTGTGTTGAGGCACGGGAAATCAACATGCTCTTGGCCATGTCTGCAAAATACACGAGCACAATGTGCCAACGATTGGCAGTATGTTATGCAGACCTCAAGCGAGCCCGGGGCTCGGAGAaagatggtgggggagtggCGGACTTGAGGTTCTCGACGTACCAGATCGAAAGTCTCAAGGAGCAAGTCGAGGTGCTTGGCTGTCTTGTGATGGTCCAGATAGACGACTTTGCGCAGATAATCGCGAGGTTGAAGACACGCCCGGGCATTCGGAAGGGACACTTGACGCTGCTGGCGGAGGCGAGGAACAAGGTCAACGCCTTGCAGGTCTTGTTGCGTGGAAGACAGGATAGTTCGTTTGTGAACAGTGTAAATAATAGGTATTAG
- a CDS encoding uncharacterized protein (antiSMASH:Cluster_2; EggNog:ENOG503P41J; COG:S), translating to MGSRCAEPASEHSSTGYLYACSPFSQPCSYFFSVSVVYFPTFNLNGLLHFLGVSFLPTFTMRVLCLHGVGSSGKMLETQLRPFLKAVDPSFDFVFVDGPFPCERGPGMAAFDGPFFSHTAGYSPEQMIEAHEHLDRTIDDLGPFDGILGFSQGGALALSYLHRKQTQNELRPFKFALIMSSVIPCSADVGVCEEVIQSLCDQTDPSAVDQDQRVFVELLDRTVGEARKNNALLPDIDPSIYEAGGEPSLAPRIMHPSFVKQKIWIPTVHVAGKKDYSFMRAMSDVAYAVCEPKLAKKMVHSGGHQPPQKPSEVKEVIRALDWAIGMSDRFAHWNL from the exons ATGGGCAGCAGGTGCGCAGAGCCTGCAAGCGAGCATTCCTCGACGGGCTATCTGTATGCATGTTCCCCATTCAGTCAGCCCTGTTCATATTTCTTTTCAGTCTCTGTTGTTTACTTTCCAACGTTCAACTTGAACGGTTTGCTGCATTTCCTTGGTGTATCATTCTTACCAACCTTTACCATGCGTGTGTTGTGTCTCCACGGAGTAGGCAGCTCGGGGAAGATGTTGGAGACCCAGCTCCGGCCATTTCTCAAGGCAGTCGATCCAAGCTTTGACTTTGTCTTTGTGGATGGGCCATTCCCTTGCGAGCGAGGTCCTG GCATGGCCGCCTTCGATGGTCCTTTCTTCTCCCACACGGCTGGGTACTCGCCAGAACAAATGATCGAAGCCCATGAGCACCTCGACAGGACAATTGACGACCTCGGTCCCTTTGATGGCATCCTCGGCTTCAGCCAAGGCGgtgccctcgccctctcctaCCTTCACAGAAAGCAAACGCAGAATGAACTCCGCCCTTTCAAGTTCGCCTTGATCATGTCGTCTGTCATCCCCTGCTCCGCCGATGTCGGTGTCTGTGAGGAGGTTATCCAAAGTCTCTGCGATCAAACGGATCCTTCAGCAGTCGATCAGGACCAGCGTGTCTTtgtcgagcttctcgatCGCACTGTGGGAGAGGCCAGAAAAAACAATGCCCTCTTGCCGGATATTGACCCTAGCATCTATGAGGCCGGGGGTGAACCGTCATTAGCGCCAAGGATTATGCACCCTTCGTTCGTCAAGCAGAAGATCTGGATCCCGACTGTTCATGTCGCGGGAAAAAAGGACTACAGCTTCATGAGGGCCATGTCGGACGTGGCGTATGCTGTTTGTGAACCCAAGctggcgaagaagatggtgcACAGCGGTGGCCACCAGCCACCACAGAAGCCGAgcgaggtgaaggaggtgatcAGGGCTTTGGACTGGGCTATTGGGATGAGCGATCGTTTTGCGCACTGGAATCTTTAG